Proteins encoded by one window of Candidatus Nitrosocosmicus hydrocola:
- a CDS encoding DEAD/DEAH box helicase: protein MEIEPRALMERQNLEGRHQKSKPNNNLIKLNDYAQIEQLILAKFERESFKKLTSIQAQSYKVIARKRHSLLVAPTGSGKTEAAIIPVISILSDEKFNLEKNDGIKCLYITPQRSLNNDVLRRIIKYANSENLNVEVRHGDTPYSKRKKIIQNPPEILITTPESLGIMLVNEKMTNLLKSVEWVIIDEIHEIIPSKRGAYLSLALERLTLITSNFCRIGISATVGDISTTSSFLVGSRRKCAIMIDKTLRKYDLELKHIDGSIKEVSNYILNYVTTKHPSSSILLFTNTRDESEFLGTVLKSQKAVEIHIHHGSLSKDIREETENFLRKGFVGIVVCTSSLELGLDIGSIDLVIHYGSPRQVSKLMQRIGRSRHSRSASAKGLILTNNYDDFIESLSIIHRVEMGSIEDQTPHECSLDVLAHNIVGSVLQSKEKLNLKDLFELFSSAFLFKSLTFFDFNDCINILTNHYILRLDRENALISRTRKSYLYYYENVSTIPHVVKFEVIDSIANKRIGTLDQQFVGDYGEKGNVFVLKGSQWRILAVNEGKFQVHVEPLSGAPINIPYWVGEMIPVDYETAKLVGKVRRSLKSSQQFQLKVLEHVDLQLVTKLEEYLKPLQIIPDSRNLVIEAMPSENLVVIHSTFGSKINNTLGSLFSTFISSRTGYEIEYRSDPYRILLSSANARLRQNHIFSLFDDDFDIESVLIASFTGTYNVNWKVWMVAKRFGIISKDSVYDKRLARMIYEKYRKSSISKESIRELIHDKFDTVTTSTIISKIKSGSIKLHWLENAEFSGLSQPILSRSKKTISSSHGMESGILELIRERLTKTKHKLICVRCAKWERVYETQEVPEKLGCPFCKSRLIAATFWKDTDLRNIIGRKIIGGSLTKDEINKFDRAWKLASLINNFGKLAVFVLSGHGIGVDTCARILRNYTDEENLLKAIYEAEKQYVTTRGFWDS from the coding sequence ATGGAAATAGAACCGAGAGCATTAATGGAACGACAAAACTTGGAAGGAAGGCATCAAAAGTCAAAACCAAACAACAATTTGATAAAGTTGAATGATTACGCTCAAATAGAACAATTAATTTTAGCGAAATTTGAAAGGGAATCATTTAAAAAATTAACCTCCATTCAAGCACAGTCTTACAAAGTTATCGCACGCAAAAGGCATTCACTCTTGGTTGCTCCAACTGGCTCAGGAAAGACCGAAGCTGCTATCATTCCTGTTATTAGTATTCTGAGCGATGAAAAATTTAACCTTGAAAAAAATGATGGAATCAAATGTTTATACATTACACCTCAACGTTCTTTAAATAACGACGTACTTAGAAGAATCATTAAATATGCTAATTCAGAAAATTTGAACGTAGAAGTTAGACATGGCGATACTCCTTACTCCAAACGCAAGAAAATTATTCAAAACCCACCTGAGATATTAATTACAACCCCTGAATCATTAGGGATAATGTTAGTCAATGAGAAAATGACTAATTTGTTAAAGTCGGTAGAGTGGGTAATTATAGATGAAATACATGAAATTATCCCCTCAAAAAGAGGTGCCTATCTTTCCTTGGCGCTAGAGAGATTAACATTGATTACTTCGAATTTTTGCAGAATTGGGATTTCAGCAACTGTGGGGGATATTTCAACCACGTCTAGTTTTCTAGTGGGAAGCCGAAGAAAGTGCGCGATCATGATTGATAAAACATTGAGAAAATATGATTTGGAACTAAAACACATTGATGGATCGATCAAAGAAGTTTCGAATTACATCCTAAATTATGTTACTACCAAACACCCAAGTTCTTCTATTTTGCTCTTTACTAATACTCGGGATGAGTCAGAATTTTTGGGGACTGTCTTGAAAAGTCAAAAAGCCGTCGAAATTCACATTCATCATGGTTCTTTATCCAAAGATATTCGTGAAGAAACAGAAAATTTTCTACGAAAAGGTTTTGTAGGAATTGTGGTTTGTACCTCGTCTTTGGAACTTGGTTTGGATATCGGATCCATTGATTTAGTAATTCATTACGGTTCTCCGAGGCAAGTTTCTAAATTAATGCAGAGGATAGGCCGGAGCAGGCACTCTCGCAGTGCCTCCGCAAAGGGATTGATCCTAACTAATAACTATGATGATTTCATCGAGTCACTGAGTATAATTCATCGAGTCGAAATGGGATCGATAGAAGATCAAACTCCTCACGAATGCTCTCTTGATGTATTGGCCCATAATATAGTAGGTTCTGTTTTACAAAGTAAAGAAAAATTGAATTTGAAAGATCTCTTCGAGCTATTTTCATCAGCATTTCTTTTTAAATCCCTGACTTTTTTCGATTTTAACGATTGTATAAATATTTTGACTAATCATTACATTCTTAGACTCGATAGAGAAAATGCTCTCATATCGAGAACACGGAAATCATATCTTTACTATTATGAGAATGTTTCTACGATTCCTCATGTAGTAAAATTTGAGGTAATCGATTCAATAGCTAATAAGAGAATAGGAACATTAGATCAGCAGTTTGTGGGTGACTATGGAGAAAAAGGTAATGTCTTTGTATTGAAAGGTTCTCAGTGGAGGATTTTAGCAGTCAATGAGGGAAAATTTCAAGTGCATGTTGAGCCACTTAGCGGTGCCCCAATAAACATCCCGTATTGGGTAGGTGAAATGATTCCAGTTGACTATGAAACGGCTAAGTTGGTTGGAAAAGTAAGAAGAAGCTTAAAATCTTCTCAGCAATTTCAACTGAAGGTACTTGAGCATGTTGATTTACAGCTTGTCACTAAACTAGAAGAGTATCTGAAACCATTACAAATAATTCCAGATTCTCGCAATTTGGTTATCGAAGCAATGCCTTCAGAGAATTTAGTGGTTATACATAGTACATTTGGCTCAAAAATAAATAACACGTTAGGATCGCTTTTTTCTACATTTATTTCTTCGAGAACTGGCTATGAGATTGAATACCGCTCTGATCCTTATAGAATTCTACTAAGCTCTGCAAATGCACGGTTGAGACAAAATCACATCTTTTCGTTGTTTGATGACGATTTTGATATCGAATCAGTTTTGATAGCCTCCTTTACTGGTACATATAATGTAAATTGGAAGGTGTGGATGGTTGCAAAACGATTTGGAATAATAAGCAAGGACTCAGTATATGACAAAAGATTGGCTCGGATGATATATGAGAAATATCGAAAATCATCCATCAGCAAGGAATCCATTAGGGAATTAATTCATGATAAATTCGATACAGTGACTACTTCAACCATTATAAGTAAAATTAAATCTGGCTCCATCAAGTTGCATTGGCTCGAAAATGCTGAGTTTTCTGGGCTATCTCAACCTATACTGTCCAGATCAAAGAAGACTATTTCATCATCCCATGGCATGGAGAGTGGAATTCTTGAATTGATCAGAGAGCGATTAACAAAAACTAAGCATAAATTAATTTGTGTTAGATGCGCAAAATGGGAACGGGTTTATGAAACCCAGGAAGTGCCAGAAAAGCTTGGATGTCCTTTTTGCAAATCAAGGTTAATAGCCGCTACTTTTTGGAAAGATACAGATTTAAGAAATATCATAGGTCGCAAAATTATTGGAGGTAGTCTTACGAAAGATGAAATAAATAAATTTGATAGAGCTTGGAAATTGGCATCACTAATTAATAATTTTGGAAAATTAGCGGTCTTTGTTTTGTCGGGACATGGTATTGGCGTCGATACTTGTGCACGAATTTTGCGAAATTATACCGATGAAGAAAATTTACTAAAGGCAATTTACGAGGCGGAGAAACAGTATGTAACTACACGGGGGTTTTGGGACAGCTGA
- a CDS encoding beta-CASP ribonuclease aCPSF1, with amino-acid sequence MYSRSSESNPNVQDAQSVMATILQNLPRECSLTKIEYEGPRIALHTNNPKFLLENNKILPNIVAQIKKRIVLRIDDSLRVEEEGVKKIVEKYISEKSNISDILFDPALGEALIFLKKFSQINNLDDVINKLTLETGWKIIFKKTPKMVSTIKSINKLTKDSTDYRIQFFKRVGEKIFREKMTSNIETSLVSLGGFAEIGRSAMVLSTNESNILLDCGLNSYVSDPLLKFPRFDSIGMKLSDIDAVLLSHAHFDHTGFLPVLFKYGYQGPVYCTEPTAYLMYTLFKEHVKNNGKYSNYDDKDYEKIFSHLIYLNYNIVTDLTPDIKVTLYNAGHVLGSSSFHFHIGNGDHNFVYTGDIKFGKSSYLENAVWNFPRVETLLIEGTNGGREDSFLTREEAEAKLIDEVNQILKAKKIVLMPTQLIGTSQELIITLDQFIRQKKIKKCKIFIDGLLSEINSIHEFDSEFLNKDLHDSIVSDEYNPFRSKSISIITDIEKQELSSGIVVCPSSMLNCSQSFEYLKRLATDPDNLIVFTSKPNVNSIAKQMFEGKRIFSNESEQFEVKCRVESIYSLNSHSDFNQLNAYISRLRPKLKKIIVNHGERAKVQNFSSYSSKVHNVPTQYMQNQEAMRLL; translated from the coding sequence ATGTACTCTAGGTCGTCTGAATCCAACCCCAATGTGCAGGATGCTCAATCTGTAATGGCAACTATTCTCCAAAACTTACCTCGAGAATGTTCCTTAACAAAGATAGAATATGAAGGGCCAAGGATAGCTCTTCATACCAACAATCCAAAATTCTTGTTGGAAAACAATAAAATACTTCCGAATATAGTTGCACAAATTAAAAAAAGAATAGTATTGAGGATAGACGACTCTTTAAGGGTTGAAGAAGAAGGGGTTAAAAAGATCGTTGAAAAATATATTTCAGAAAAATCTAACATTTCGGACATTTTGTTTGATCCTGCCCTTGGAGAGGCATTGATATTCTTAAAAAAATTTTCACAAATAAATAATCTAGATGATGTGATTAATAAACTAACATTAGAAACAGGGTGGAAAATAATATTTAAGAAAACTCCAAAAATGGTTTCTACCATCAAATCAATAAATAAATTAACTAAGGATTCTACAGATTATAGGATTCAATTTTTTAAAAGAGTTGGCGAAAAAATATTCCGAGAAAAAATGACCTCAAATATTGAAACAAGTTTAGTATCGCTAGGAGGTTTTGCGGAAATAGGTCGATCAGCTATGGTATTAAGTACCAATGAGAGCAACATTCTTCTCGATTGCGGTTTGAACAGTTATGTAAGCGATCCACTTCTGAAATTTCCAAGGTTTGACTCCATAGGTATGAAACTTTCAGATATTGATGCAGTACTGTTAAGCCATGCTCATTTTGACCATACCGGGTTTCTGCCAGTTTTATTTAAGTACGGTTATCAAGGCCCGGTTTACTGTACCGAACCCACAGCATATTTAATGTATACCCTATTTAAAGAACATGTAAAAAATAATGGGAAATATTCAAATTATGACGACAAAGACTATGAGAAGATTTTCTCTCATCTAATATATTTAAATTATAATATCGTTACTGATCTTACCCCTGATATTAAGGTAACATTATATAATGCTGGTCATGTATTAGGATCATCATCGTTTCACTTTCATATAGGTAATGGTGATCACAATTTTGTTTATACAGGCGATATAAAGTTTGGAAAGAGCTCGTATTTAGAAAATGCTGTGTGGAATTTTCCCAGGGTAGAAACCCTATTAATAGAAGGTACAAACGGCGGGAGAGAGGATTCTTTTTTGACTAGGGAGGAAGCAGAGGCGAAATTAATTGATGAAGTAAATCAAATATTAAAAGCCAAAAAAATAGTTCTTATGCCAACTCAGCTGATTGGAACTTCTCAAGAATTGATAATAACATTGGATCAATTCATCCGACAAAAGAAAATCAAGAAATGCAAAATTTTTATTGATGGATTGTTATCAGAAATAAATTCAATTCATGAATTTGATTCTGAGTTCCTCAATAAGGATTTACATGACAGTATTGTTTCAGACGAATATAACCCATTTCGATCAAAATCGATTTCCATAATTACCGATATCGAAAAACAAGAATTAAGCTCAGGGATAGTAGTCTGCCCGTCATCAATGCTGAACTGTAGTCAAAGCTTTGAATATTTGAAGAGATTAGCTACAGATCCAGATAATTTGATTGTTTTCACCTCTAAGCCAAATGTAAATAGCATCGCCAAACAAATGTTTGAGGGAAAAAGAATATTCTCGAATGAAAGCGAACAATTCGAAGTGAAATGCAGGGTTGAAAGTATCTATTCATTGAATTCACATTCTGATTTCAATCAACTAAATGCTTATATTTCCCGATTGAGACCAAAACTCAAAAAAATAATTGTAAATCACGGGGAAAGGGCCAAGGTCCAAAACTTTTCAAGCTACTCTAGCAAAGTCCACAATGTTCCTACCCAATATATGCAAAATCAAGAAGCAATGAGATTGTTATGA
- the sepF gene encoding cell division protein SepF: MPPKNPLNKPIYLKTFTLRDARDIKEIQKDIERNMIIIIRITPLAQKDVGDLKNVVESLYNSVTLVGGDMARLGEERIILTPPDVKIWHG; the protein is encoded by the coding sequence ATGCCACCCAAAAATCCCTTAAATAAACCTATTTATCTAAAAACATTTACCTTGCGGGATGCAAGAGACATAAAAGAGATTCAAAAAGACATTGAAAGAAATATGATAATTATAATAAGAATTACCCCATTGGCTCAGAAGGATGTAGGGGATCTTAAAAACGTTGTAGAAAGTCTTTATAATTCAGTTACCTTAGTGGGTGGTGATATGGCTAGGTTAGGTGAGGAAAGAATAATACTGACACCACCTGATGTAAAAATTTGGCATGGTTAA
- a CDS encoding tRNA (5-methylaminomethyl-2-thiouridylate)-methyltransferase, which yields MFKSQSTKSAEKFKPENSTDVSDRTKQDGKVKAVALLSGGLDSQLAVRMMKEQGIEVEAVAIKTPFCDFDCGKGCGHKVLEVATDLNINIKTVYLGKEYLTMLKNPKHGYGSGMNPCIDCRMMMYEQAKKHMEKIGASFVITGEVLHQRPMSQNSNALSIIEKGTEMEGKILRPLSAKLLTPTTPETKGLVDRSRLGSIRGRSRRAQLDLATKYGIVDPPNAAGGCLLTDPQFSKRVRDLFKFVISEPSLNDMDLLKIGRHFRINPNSKLVVGRNHAENEMLLSYCEDLDYLIQPVSVPGPVSILRFHTRPDMRKDKKLLHLAITITLRYSDTVHGKLYEVHVMQKKKNWKKLISSQRCDNNEVDIFRI from the coding sequence ATGTTCAAATCCCAATCAACAAAGTCGGCTGAAAAATTCAAACCAGAAAATTCAACTGATGTTTCAGATAGAACAAAACAAGATGGCAAGGTTAAGGCAGTGGCATTATTATCTGGAGGCTTGGACAGTCAATTAGCAGTTAGAATGATGAAGGAACAAGGGATTGAAGTCGAGGCGGTAGCCATTAAAACTCCTTTCTGTGATTTTGACTGTGGCAAAGGATGTGGGCATAAAGTTTTGGAGGTTGCAACTGATCTCAATATCAATATCAAAACTGTATATTTAGGCAAAGAATATCTAACTATGCTAAAGAATCCAAAACATGGTTATGGGTCTGGAATGAATCCTTGCATTGATTGCCGAATGATGATGTATGAACAGGCAAAAAAGCACATGGAAAAAATTGGGGCTTCTTTTGTTATTACTGGGGAAGTGCTTCACCAGAGACCGATGAGCCAAAACTCAAATGCTTTATCGATTATCGAAAAGGGTACCGAGATGGAAGGAAAAATCTTGAGGCCTTTATCAGCCAAATTATTGACACCTACAACACCCGAGACCAAGGGTTTGGTTGATCGTTCTCGCCTAGGCTCCATTAGGGGGCGCTCGAGAAGAGCACAATTAGATTTGGCAACAAAATACGGGATAGTGGATCCCCCAAACGCAGCAGGAGGATGTCTCTTAACCGATCCACAATTTTCAAAAAGGGTAAGAGATTTGTTCAAATTTGTGATATCGGAACCAAGTCTTAACGATATGGATCTTTTAAAAATTGGCAGACACTTTAGAATAAATCCTAACTCTAAACTTGTTGTAGGCAGAAACCATGCAGAAAATGAGATGCTCCTTTCATATTGCGAAGACTTGGATTATTTGATTCAACCAGTTTCGGTACCTGGACCAGTATCTATATTGAGGTTCCATACAAGACCTGATATGCGTAAAGACAAGAAGTTGCTTCATTTGGCAATTACGATAACCTTGCGATACTCTGATACTGTTCACGGTAAACTTTACGAAGTACATGTTATGCAAAAGAAAAAGAATTGGAAGAAACTGATATCATCGCAGCGATGTGATAATAATGAAGTAGATATATTTAGAATCTAA
- a CDS encoding Rpp14/Pop5 family protein: MTLTKKKFRYIAIFFPNKPALEPGKFFDEFSGRFIEVFGAMEYFNSLSRLIKSKESVDNVFILKCNLDSLSSTLISLYLLNQEIITVSISGTLKQVKKKSHLFRKSFFESQTSIKNPSFEHV; encoded by the coding sequence ATGACTTTAACTAAGAAGAAATTCCGATATATCGCAATATTTTTTCCCAATAAACCTGCACTAGAGCCAGGCAAGTTTTTTGACGAATTTTCTGGAAGATTCATTGAGGTATTTGGTGCAATGGAGTATTTCAATTCTTTGAGCCGGTTAATAAAGAGTAAGGAGTCTGTCGACAACGTCTTTATACTGAAGTGTAATCTTGATTCTTTGTCAAGTACGCTGATTTCCTTATATCTTCTAAATCAAGAAATAATTACCGTTTCTATATCTGGAACTCTTAAACAAGTAAAGAAAAAATCCCATCTCTTTCGCAAAAGCTTTTTCGAATCACAAACATCAATTAAAAATCCATCATTTGAGCATGTGTAA
- a CDS encoding RNA-binding domain-containing protein: MFSSLDISVLSHATEDENKITNFILEYFSKSSTSKHIENVKTEGHWKNPITRINIILLLFTNEYFEDMMNELIAVYGNAELDKYLKNNVDNKGSIYFRLDKQKLCLGKLELSDNDAVRIIFRRKGKFEK, encoded by the coding sequence TTGTTTTCATCTCTTGATATTTCAGTACTTTCACATGCTACTGAGGATGAAAACAAAATTACTAATTTTATACTCGAATATTTCAGTAAGTCATCTACCTCAAAACATATAGAAAATGTAAAAACTGAAGGTCATTGGAAAAATCCAATTACCCGAATCAATATCATACTACTATTATTTACAAATGAATATTTTGAAGATATGATGAATGAATTGATTGCCGTATATGGTAACGCCGAATTAGATAAATACCTCAAGAATAATGTTGACAACAAGGGATCGATTTATTTTAGATTAGATAAACAAAAACTTTGTCTTGGGAAATTGGAACTTTCAGATAATGATGCAGTCAGGATAATATTCAGACGAAAAGGAAAATTTGAAAAATAA
- a CDS encoding 30S ribosomal protein S3ae encodes MAKGSRRGGRVRDKWRDKQWIVVNAPPAFDQVPLNYIPISDLTNAKGRVIENTLYDMLKQDPTQHQTKIFVQIDRINAGIATTIFKGHEYAKEFLRSLIRRGSSMINFVDEYTTSDGYVFRVSVTAFSQRRINSAKKHEIRLSMDRLLKAKIPTLSLNDFVKDVTMGKMGSDLMEETKKIAIIRHVGVRKTKLLSSPLQTEETKMESENTESLDELESSTTDEINTNTQEELESSTTDEINTNTQEELDK; translated from the coding sequence ATGGCAAAAGGTTCCAGACGAGGGGGCAGAGTCCGAGATAAATGGAGAGATAAGCAGTGGATTGTAGTGAATGCACCACCGGCTTTTGATCAAGTCCCTCTTAATTACATTCCAATTTCCGATCTAACGAATGCAAAAGGCAGAGTAATTGAAAATACCCTTTACGATATGCTAAAGCAAGATCCTACACAACATCAAACAAAGATCTTTGTACAAATTGACCGCATAAACGCAGGAATTGCAACTACTATTTTCAAAGGGCATGAATATGCCAAAGAATTCCTGAGGAGTCTAATTAGACGGGGTAGCTCTATGATAAATTTTGTAGATGAATATACCACAAGCGATGGATATGTCTTCCGAGTTTCAGTCACTGCCTTTAGCCAAAGAAGAATTAACTCAGCAAAAAAACATGAAATTAGGCTATCGATGGATCGATTATTGAAGGCGAAAATCCCTACTCTTTCACTAAATGATTTCGTAAAGGATGTAACAATGGGTAAGATGGGTTCCGATTTGATGGAAGAAACTAAGAAAATAGCTATTATAAGACATGTAGGGGTGCGAAAAACCAAATTGCTATCATCTCCTTTGCAGACTGAAGAGACTAAAATGGAATCTGAAAATACAGAGAGTTTGGATGAGTTAGAATCCTCAACGACTGATGAAATCAACACAAATACCCAAGAAGAGTTAGAATCCTCAACGACTGATGAAATCAACACAAATACCCAAGAAGAGTTAGACAAATAG
- the egtB gene encoding ergothioneine biosynthesis protein EgtB: MSTIKQMQISLQLEGLAKDFVEVRNKTMELFSPLGIEDAVIQSSDFGSPPNWHIAHVTWFFHKILEKYSALSAPLKGEYDLSYLNSYYQKYGSILKKSDRGKYPRPTVLQTIKYRKEIEKLFLDFLKYDNFDSVENPLGLVRDIQTAVNHERQHQELMVYDFQYYFSRFIHESDNYFPITSTSIEVIEQVNKEMIIIEGGIFEMGSKGSEFCYDNELPQHKVYLNDYKIDNSLVTNGEFMEFIESGGYQNYKYWLADGWDLVTTENWNSPLYWSFDKDKSKWIKKDFRGTSEIREHEPVTNVSYYEADAFCKWAKKRLPTEAEWEKASSWNSKSESKTLYPWGNDEITNEHANLLDTSIWHPTEAGCFPKGRSHYGCYQMLGDAWEWTSSEYTLYPGFVSRFEEYTDKWAINQKVLRGGSFATPKKQIRNSYRNYFKPGERILFSGFRCAANA, from the coding sequence TTGTCTACTATAAAACAAATGCAAATCTCGTTGCAGTTGGAAGGGTTAGCTAAGGATTTCGTTGAAGTCAGAAACAAGACGATGGAGCTATTTTCTCCGTTAGGCATAGAGGATGCAGTTATTCAATCCAGTGACTTTGGAAGTCCTCCAAATTGGCATATAGCTCATGTAACATGGTTTTTTCATAAGATATTAGAGAAATACTCCGCTTTATCAGCACCCTTAAAGGGCGAATATGATCTTTCCTATTTGAACTCTTATTATCAGAAATATGGCTCCATCTTAAAGAAAAGCGACCGAGGAAAATATCCCCGCCCTACAGTTTTGCAAACTATAAAGTATAGAAAAGAGATTGAGAAATTATTCTTAGATTTTTTAAAATACGATAATTTTGATTCAGTGGAAAATCCCTTGGGTTTGGTCCGGGATATTCAAACCGCAGTTAATCACGAAAGACAACACCAGGAACTAATGGTATATGATTTTCAGTATTACTTTAGTCGTTTCATCCACGAGAGCGATAACTATTTTCCCATTACTAGTACCTCTATTGAAGTGATAGAACAGGTTAACAAAGAGATGATCATCATAGAAGGAGGGATATTTGAGATGGGATCCAAAGGAAGTGAGTTTTGTTACGATAACGAACTCCCTCAGCATAAAGTCTACTTGAATGATTACAAAATTGACAATTCGCTAGTCACTAACGGGGAATTTATGGAATTTATTGAATCGGGCGGTTATCAGAACTATAAATACTGGTTAGCAGATGGGTGGGATCTTGTAACAACAGAGAACTGGAATTCGCCATTATACTGGAGTTTTGACAAGGATAAAAGTAAATGGATCAAGAAAGATTTTAGAGGAACATCCGAAATTAGAGAACATGAACCTGTTACAAATGTGAGTTATTATGAGGCAGATGCATTTTGTAAATGGGCTAAGAAGAGATTGCCAACTGAAGCCGAATGGGAAAAAGCATCCTCTTGGAACAGCAAAAGCGAGTCAAAAACACTTTATCCGTGGGGTAATGACGAGATAACCAATGAACATGCTAACTTATTGGATACTTCTATTTGGCACCCTACTGAAGCAGGATGCTTCCCTAAAGGTAGAAGCCACTATGGCTGTTATCAAATGCTAGGAGATGCTTGGGAGTGGACTTCTTCAGAATATACTTTATATCCTGGATTCGTCTCCAGATTTGAAGAATATACGGACAAATGGGCTATAAACCAGAAAGTCCTCCGTGGAGGATCTTTTGCTACACCAAAAAAACAAATACGCAATAGTTATAGAAACTATTTCAAACCGGGTGAAAGGATCCTTTTTTCCGGCTTTAGATGCGCTGCAAATGCGTAA
- a CDS encoding TRAM domain-containing protein has product MENSESQPSGIEQISQGDNGQRRFSNRRNENGGGNNNNGGGSYNRFFKPSPVNAGEEHEIDIESMSKRGDAGVGRIQGLVIFVPNTKVGDKVKVKITRVGRGYATADLVEAKTEE; this is encoded by the coding sequence TTGGAAAACAGTGAATCACAACCATCAGGAATAGAACAAATTTCTCAAGGCGACAATGGTCAAAGAAGATTTTCTAACAGAAGAAATGAAAACGGAGGAGGTAATAATAATAATGGAGGCGGAAGCTACAATAGATTTTTTAAGCCATCTCCGGTGAATGCAGGAGAAGAACATGAAATTGATATAGAATCAATGAGCAAAAGAGGAGATGCAGGTGTAGGAAGGATTCAAGGATTAGTTATTTTTGTTCCGAATACAAAGGTAGGAGACAAGGTGAAAGTTAAAATCACTCGAGTCGGAAGAGGTTATGCTACGGCAGATTTGGTAGAAGCTAAAACTGAAGAATAA
- a CDS encoding sn-glycerol-1-phosphate dehydrogenase, producing MSYHSTHIMQLPRKVIIGNNIIQNCGLFIKESNSNAKKIAIITGPNVKTKVANLIESSLSSCNLEFEWIIAHEASFQLADKITNSLKNERVSIIIGLGGGRCIDLGKLIASRLQISFISIPTSASHDGISSPFVSLKGNERPYSIMTETPLEIICDLEVISNAPYRLLVSGCGDLIAKTTAVRDWELARDFNNEYFGEYAAKLAYLGSRMIIDISKDIIGSKISSQVTRTIVEGLISSGVAAGIAGSSRPCSGSEHLLSHALEFITKNNCGLHGERVGLATIIMSRLHGIDWREIRESLKRLGGPVTAKEINVDEDQLIEAMELARRIRPERFTILNRVELTKVQCQNILSEIGILD from the coding sequence ATGAGTTATCATTCGACTCATATCATGCAGTTACCAAGAAAGGTAATTATTGGAAATAATATTATACAAAATTGTGGATTATTTATTAAAGAGTCTAATTCAAATGCTAAAAAAATAGCCATCATAACTGGCCCAAATGTCAAAACAAAAGTAGCAAATTTGATAGAGTCTAGTTTATCTAGTTGTAATTTAGAATTTGAATGGATTATTGCTCATGAGGCATCATTTCAGTTAGCTGATAAGATTACAAATTCGCTCAAAAATGAGAGAGTTTCAATCATTATTGGTCTAGGTGGAGGTAGATGTATCGATTTAGGTAAGCTCATTGCAAGTCGATTGCAAATTTCATTTATAAGTATACCTACTTCAGCGTCACATGATGGTATATCTAGTCCCTTTGTTTCATTAAAGGGGAATGAACGCCCTTATTCAATAATGACAGAAACGCCTTTAGAAATCATCTGTGATCTAGAAGTGATTTCCAATGCCCCATACCGACTACTTGTTAGTGGCTGTGGCGACTTGATAGCAAAGACTACAGCTGTAAGGGATTGGGAATTAGCTAGAGATTTTAACAATGAGTATTTCGGGGAGTATGCCGCCAAGCTGGCTTATTTAGGATCAAGAATGATAATAGATATTTCAAAGGATATAATTGGATCAAAAATATCTAGTCAAGTAACAAGGACGATTGTAGAAGGATTAATTAGTTCAGGTGTTGCTGCTGGAATTGCAGGCAGCAGTAGACCGTGTTCAGGATCAGAGCACTTGCTGAGTCATGCGTTAGAATTTATCACAAAAAATAATTGTGGATTACATGGTGAAAGAGTTGGACTAGCTACAATCATAATGTCTAGGCTACATGGAATTGACTGGCGAGAAATAAGGGAGTCTTTAAAGAGATTAGGTGGTCCCGTAACAGCCAAGGAGATTAATGTAGATGAAGATCAACTGATAGAAGCAATGGAACTTGCTAGAAGAATTAGACCCGAACGGTTTACAATTCTAAATAGGGTTGAACTTACCAAAGTACAATGCCAAAACATTCTTTCAGAGATAGGAATCTTGGACTAA